The following coding sequences are from one Geothrix sp. window:
- the hpf gene encoding ribosome hibernation-promoting factor, HPF/YfiA family — protein MKVNYTGRHMELTEPLKQLTKERLDKMATYLDDIIDVHVILSVEKHRHEAEITLKTRASAFVASATTDDMYASITQAVDKLEAQAHKQQDKRNTRPHESAKAGAVEE, from the coding sequence ATGAAGGTCAACTACACCGGCCGCCACATGGAGCTCACCGAGCCCCTGAAGCAGCTCACGAAGGAGCGGCTGGACAAGATGGCCACCTACCTGGACGACATCATCGACGTCCACGTGATCCTGAGCGTGGAGAAGCACCGCCACGAAGCGGAGATCACCCTGAAGACGCGTGCCAGCGCCTTCGTGGCCTCGGCCACCACGGATGACATGTATGCCAGCATCACCCAGGCCGTGGACAAGCTGGAGGCGCAGGCCCACAAGCAGCAGGACAAGCGGAACACCCGCCCGCACGAAAGCGCCAAGGCCGGCGCCGTCGAGGAATAG
- the rpoN gene encoding RNA polymerase factor sigma-54 yields MAAGPFLSQRLAQSQTLALTPAMQLKLKLWQMNLQELSQTIERELEENPLLELADDSDEVPTLEAIEEGRDSDVTEGSAEQMADPVELPEGVDTVDLGPLLDAAGEMNPESDLERFTEEGVAQVQETELGAENSWDQDLPRTSNLPEEDRLSWEDRLSAFESLQDHLVGQLYETLEHEDPRAPLVERLIDRLDPKGFIRMDPDQPSLEATPAKLAADLGVTGEALRAALDVLQEFDPSGVGCFTVQECLLLQLRHAGAEPDDLAVRIIQDFSELLSQRDSAKLRRALGCTEEELGLAMEQLKHLNPSPGRAFDPDGERVVKPDVVVLKGEDGNWKVYLNDEGLPRLRVNGEYPRFMASSEAKCDKDFIRERFRSARDFIRGVEDRNRTVLRVSAQIVELQKEFIEHGIERLRPMVLRDVAEATGFHESTISRVVKAKTIHTPQGLFDLNYFFSARPKDSDVSATVVKHRIKAFVQAEDIAKPLSDEAIASLLERDGIKVARRTVNKYREELKIPPASQRRRR; encoded by the coding sequence ATGGCAGCCGGTCCCTTCCTCTCCCAACGCCTGGCCCAGAGCCAGACCCTGGCGTTGACGCCGGCCATGCAGCTGAAGCTCAAGCTGTGGCAGATGAACCTGCAGGAGCTGTCCCAGACCATCGAGCGGGAGCTGGAGGAGAATCCCCTGCTCGAGCTGGCTGATGACAGCGACGAGGTGCCCACCCTCGAAGCCATCGAGGAGGGCCGCGACTCCGATGTGACCGAGGGCTCCGCCGAGCAGATGGCCGATCCCGTGGAACTCCCGGAAGGGGTAGACACGGTGGATCTCGGACCCCTCCTGGACGCCGCGGGCGAGATGAATCCCGAGAGCGACCTGGAGCGGTTCACCGAGGAGGGCGTGGCCCAGGTGCAGGAGACCGAACTGGGCGCCGAGAACAGCTGGGACCAGGATCTGCCCCGCACCAGCAACCTGCCGGAAGAGGACCGCCTCTCGTGGGAGGACCGGCTCAGCGCTTTCGAATCCCTCCAGGATCATCTGGTCGGGCAGCTCTACGAGACCCTGGAGCACGAGGATCCTCGCGCGCCGCTGGTGGAGCGGCTCATCGACCGGCTGGATCCCAAGGGGTTCATCCGCATGGATCCGGACCAGCCCTCCCTGGAAGCCACGCCCGCCAAGCTGGCGGCGGATCTGGGCGTCACCGGGGAAGCCCTGCGCGCGGCCCTGGACGTGCTGCAGGAATTCGATCCTTCCGGCGTGGGGTGCTTCACGGTGCAGGAGTGCCTCCTGCTGCAGCTGCGCCATGCCGGCGCCGAACCCGACGACCTGGCGGTCCGCATCATCCAGGACTTCTCGGAGCTCCTGTCCCAGCGCGACAGCGCCAAGCTGCGCCGGGCGCTGGGTTGCACGGAAGAGGAACTGGGCCTGGCCATGGAGCAGCTCAAGCACCTCAACCCCTCGCCTGGCCGGGCCTTCGATCCCGATGGCGAGCGCGTGGTGAAGCCCGACGTGGTGGTGCTCAAGGGCGAGGACGGCAACTGGAAGGTCTACCTCAACGACGAGGGCCTGCCGCGCCTGCGCGTGAACGGCGAATATCCGCGCTTCATGGCCTCCAGCGAGGCCAAGTGCGACAAGGACTTCATCCGCGAACGCTTCCGCAGCGCCCGGGACTTCATCCGCGGCGTGGAGGACCGCAACCGCACGGTGCTGCGCGTCTCCGCCCAGATCGTGGAGTTGCAGAAGGAGTTCATCGAGCACGGCATCGAGCGCCTGCGCCCCATGGTGTTGCGGGACGTGGCCGAGGCCACGGGCTTCCACGAGAGCACCATCAGCCGAGTGGTGAAGGCCAAGACCATCCACACGCCCCAGGGGCTCTTCGACCTGAACTACTTCTTCTCGGCCCGGCCCAAGGATTCCGACGTGTCGGCCACGGTGGTGAAGCACCGGATCAAGGCCTTCGTGCAGGCGGAGGACATCGCCAAGCCCCTGTCGGATGAGGCCATTGCCAGCCTGCTGGAGCGGGACGGCATCAAGGTGGCCCGCCGTACCGTGAACAAATACCGGGAAGAACTGAAAATTCCTCCAGCTTCTCAACGCCGGCGCCGATAA
- the lptB gene encoding LPS export ABC transporter ATP-binding protein, whose amino-acid sequence MTEATPCLEAVNLQKRYGDRTVVRDVSLCVGMGEVVGLLGPNGAGKTTTFYMVVGVEAPDRGTIRWLGQDVTALPMHRRARLGIGYLAQEASVFRGLTVWENLMALGELQPIPKAEQKARCERLLGEFHLEKVRDTLGMSLSGGERRRCELARALVTEPRIMLLDEPFAGVDPKSVLEIQGLIGDLKARGIGVLITDHNVRETLQIADRAYILADGMIMKNGLPSEIAEDPDIRRVYLGDRFRLD is encoded by the coding sequence ATGACTGAAGCCACCCCCTGCCTCGAGGCAGTGAACCTCCAGAAACGCTACGGCGATCGCACGGTGGTGCGCGACGTGAGCCTCTGCGTGGGCATGGGCGAGGTCGTGGGCCTGCTGGGACCCAACGGCGCGGGCAAGACCACCACGTTCTACATGGTGGTGGGCGTCGAGGCCCCAGACCGCGGCACCATCCGCTGGCTGGGCCAGGATGTGACCGCGCTGCCCATGCACCGCCGGGCCCGGCTGGGCATCGGCTACCTGGCCCAGGAGGCCAGCGTGTTCCGGGGCCTCACGGTGTGGGAGAACCTGATGGCCCTCGGCGAGCTGCAGCCCATTCCCAAGGCCGAGCAGAAGGCGCGGTGCGAACGATTGCTGGGTGAATTCCACCTGGAAAAAGTGCGCGACACCCTCGGCATGAGCCTCTCAGGTGGCGAGCGGCGGCGCTGCGAGCTGGCGCGGGCCCTGGTGACCGAGCCCCGCATCATGCTGCTGGACGAGCCCTTTGCCGGCGTGGATCCGAAATCCGTGCTGGAGATCCAGGGCCTCATCGGCGACCTCAAGGCGCGAGGCATCGGCGTGCTCATCACCGATCACAATGTCCGGGAGACCTTGCAGATCGCCGACCGCGCCTATATCTTGGCGGACGGGATGATCATGAAGAACGGCCTGCCCAGCGAAATCGCAGAGGATCCGGACATCCGCCGGGTCTACCTGGGCGACCGGTTTAGGCTCGACTGA
- a CDS encoding LptA/OstA family protein, with protein MKVSALLQDLPPARHPLWRRLGWGLVAATLGFTLRFLANGSEGMPGRTVGGDALFGEGTKGTKGTVTEQLGPNRMVLAYKTISGSEQDLLLEQVTGRLDEQAGQWRLLSPRARRQAGVWTLQGPMDLGVAQPGTTVPLGKGRIESEGPAIRWNGGEWEGLAPLRWESLEGSSRGLWNLPTGWRRETDGKLRVEHGPVRWQAATGGAAAPTLQAMDAERLWATPGFQSGHLEGVKARLSEGSLQASVADLSPDTVTWPGPLSFERADGWRGEAQSGRAPRPQPGASFQQVEFRSFRARRTLAAGEEQLSTDGARWTPAGLRLEGSVVWDQPVDGQRLTLKAPRVFMREAAGKDLPETLPVGHAVAEGQALLTWGRRTLSSPRIQVERATRRWTLQGPVLGRGEDGTFTGGAGHGDPRSWTIEGPVQVNLFTGGSLRGAKLVWEDALWTLTGRPAAWTRLRERLSGPRILRKAELVSFPEGLSGALAAADGDLFLRAERGQSEAQRVTLSGGVECQGQGWRLAADSVIVTLGTDRTVKVVQAKGSVSLRGRLGEGQGEALELEPDTQTVKWQGRVRGKGAGSAW; from the coding sequence GTGAAGGTATCCGCGCTGCTGCAGGACCTCCCGCCCGCGCGGCACCCCCTGTGGCGGCGTCTGGGCTGGGGCCTGGTGGCGGCCACCCTCGGATTCACGCTGCGCTTCCTGGCCAACGGCAGCGAGGGCATGCCGGGCCGCACCGTGGGCGGCGATGCGCTCTTCGGCGAAGGCACCAAGGGCACCAAGGGCACCGTCACCGAGCAGCTGGGGCCGAACCGCATGGTGCTGGCCTACAAGACCATCTCGGGTTCAGAGCAGGACCTCCTCCTGGAGCAGGTGACGGGGCGGCTCGACGAGCAGGCCGGACAATGGCGCCTGCTCTCGCCCAGAGCGCGGCGGCAGGCCGGTGTGTGGACCCTCCAGGGCCCCATGGACCTCGGGGTGGCACAGCCGGGGACCACGGTCCCCCTGGGCAAGGGCCGCATCGAGAGCGAGGGGCCGGCCATCCGCTGGAACGGCGGGGAGTGGGAGGGCCTGGCGCCCCTGCGCTGGGAGTCGCTGGAGGGATCTTCCCGGGGGCTCTGGAACCTGCCGACGGGCTGGCGGCGCGAGACGGATGGCAAGCTGCGCGTGGAACACGGTCCCGTGCGCTGGCAGGCCGCCACCGGCGGCGCGGCGGCCCCGACCCTCCAGGCCATGGATGCCGAACGCCTCTGGGCCACTCCGGGCTTCCAGTCGGGCCACCTGGAGGGCGTGAAGGCCAGGCTGAGCGAGGGGTCCCTGCAGGCCTCCGTGGCGGATCTATCCCCGGACACCGTCACCTGGCCCGGGCCCTTGTCCTTTGAGCGGGCGGATGGCTGGCGCGGCGAGGCCCAGAGCGGCCGGGCCCCCAGGCCCCAGCCTGGCGCGAGCTTCCAGCAGGTGGAATTCCGGTCCTTCCGGGCCCGGCGGACCCTGGCGGCCGGGGAGGAGCAGCTCAGCACGGACGGTGCGCGGTGGACCCCCGCGGGCCTGCGGCTGGAGGGCAGCGTGGTCTGGGACCAGCCGGTGGACGGCCAGCGCCTCACCCTGAAGGCCCCGCGGGTGTTCATGCGCGAGGCTGCCGGCAAGGATCTCCCCGAAACCCTGCCCGTGGGCCACGCTGTGGCGGAGGGCCAGGCCCTCCTCACCTGGGGCAGGCGCACCCTCTCCTCGCCCCGCATCCAGGTCGAGCGGGCCACGCGCCGGTGGACGCTCCAGGGACCGGTGCTGGGCCGGGGGGAGGACGGCACCTTCACGGGCGGCGCAGGTCACGGTGATCCCCGCTCCTGGACCATCGAGGGGCCCGTCCAGGTGAACCTGTTCACGGGCGGCAGCCTGCGGGGGGCGAAGCTGGTCTGGGAGGATGCCCTGTGGACGCTCACGGGCCGGCCCGCGGCCTGGACCCGGCTCCGGGAGCGCCTCTCCGGCCCCCGCATCCTCCGCAAGGCTGAGCTGGTGAGTTTCCCCGAGGGCCTGAGCGGTGCCCTGGCGGCGGCGGATGGCGACCTCTTCCTGCGGGCCGAGCGGGGCCAGAGCGAGGCCCAGCGGGTCACCCTCAGCGGCGGCGTCGAATGCCAGGGGCAGGGGTGGCGGCTGGCCGCGGACTCCGTGATCGTGACCCTGGGTACCGATCGCACGGTGAAGGTGGTGCAGGCGAAGGGCTCCGTGTCCCTCCGGGGCCGGCTGGGGGAGGGGCAGGGCGAGGCGCTCGAACTGGAGCCCGACACCCAGACGGTCAAGTGGCAGGGGCGGGTGCGCGGCAAGGGCGCCGGCTCCGCCTGGTGA
- a CDS encoding single-stranded-DNA-specific exonuclease RecJ, whose amino-acid sequence MTSLPWRLRRSIPAGLVPWKNVAEAWDLDPRPARLAWLRGVDRSEDLAWRLDPSWARSTDPHLLPGVDAAVARIRKAIEGRERIVVYGDYDVDGVTATALLMRTLERLGAEASFFIPNRFSDGYGLHLDCIQELKATRDPGLLISVDCGVRSLAEVAASAELGLDWVITDHHALGGELPPACAVVHPHLGDYANPYLAGVGVAFKLAQALLGAVPHPAGADAVFLDGLLKLVAIGTVADVMPLVGENALLVRRGLDSLSGRNGPGLAALLRAAKKEGAIGAQDIAFGLAPRLNAVGRMGGAEDAVRLLLTKDLGEADLLMARVEALNLERRAIQQEVADRLPAPSEAAFDLVLDAAAHKGVIGIVAGHRMRASGRPSGVCTVLDGVAHCSLRAPEGYDLGELLALAQPFILGGGGHRVAAGLSFEAARFPFVLQALQRGAALQAEGRERPALLLDGGPEDLPGDADLARLEPFGQGFAPPLARLDGTVTSSAVFSADHWKLRLAGLADPLTWFANHDRPGQPRVGERLCVAAAPQGSVRWGRSWLVDSVLGEALP is encoded by the coding sequence ATGACCTCTCTGCCCTGGCGCCTCCGCCGGAGCATTCCGGCGGGTCTGGTGCCCTGGAAGAACGTGGCCGAGGCCTGGGACCTGGATCCCCGGCCGGCCCGGCTCGCCTGGCTGCGGGGGGTGGATCGCAGCGAGGACCTGGCCTGGCGGCTGGATCCATCCTGGGCCCGCAGCACGGACCCGCACCTGCTGCCGGGCGTGGATGCGGCCGTGGCGCGCATCCGCAAGGCCATTGAAGGCCGCGAGCGCATCGTGGTCTACGGCGACTACGACGTGGATGGCGTCACCGCCACCGCACTGCTGATGCGCACCCTGGAGCGGCTCGGCGCCGAGGCCTCCTTCTTCATCCCCAACCGCTTCTCCGACGGCTACGGCCTGCACCTGGATTGCATCCAGGAGCTGAAGGCCACCCGCGATCCGGGCCTGCTCATCTCCGTCGACTGCGGCGTGCGCAGCCTGGCCGAGGTGGCGGCCAGCGCCGAGCTGGGTCTCGACTGGGTGATCACGGACCACCACGCCCTGGGCGGGGAACTCCCGCCCGCCTGCGCGGTGGTGCATCCCCACCTCGGGGACTACGCCAATCCGTATCTCGCGGGTGTGGGCGTGGCCTTCAAGCTGGCGCAGGCCCTGCTGGGTGCGGTGCCCCATCCGGCGGGCGCAGACGCAGTCTTCCTGGACGGTCTGCTCAAGCTCGTGGCCATCGGCACCGTGGCGGACGTGATGCCCCTGGTGGGTGAGAACGCCCTGCTCGTGCGCCGGGGATTGGACTCCCTCAGCGGGAGGAACGGGCCTGGCCTGGCCGCCCTGCTGCGGGCCGCGAAGAAGGAGGGGGCCATCGGCGCCCAGGACATCGCCTTCGGTCTGGCACCGCGGCTCAACGCCGTGGGCCGCATGGGCGGGGCAGAGGACGCCGTCCGCCTGTTGCTGACCAAGGATCTCGGCGAGGCCGACCTGCTGATGGCCCGGGTGGAAGCGCTCAACCTCGAGCGCCGGGCGATCCAGCAGGAGGTGGCCGATCGTCTGCCGGCGCCCTCGGAGGCGGCCTTCGATCTCGTGCTGGACGCGGCGGCCCACAAGGGCGTCATCGGCATCGTGGCGGGCCACCGGATGCGTGCCAGCGGACGTCCCTCGGGCGTCTGCACGGTCCTCGACGGCGTGGCCCACTGCAGCCTGCGGGCCCCGGAAGGCTACGACCTGGGCGAGCTGCTGGCCCTGGCCCAGCCCTTCATCCTGGGTGGGGGCGGCCATCGCGTGGCGGCCGGACTCAGCTTCGAGGCCGCCCGGTTCCCCTTCGTGCTGCAGGCCCTCCAGCGGGGCGCGGCCCTTCAGGCCGAGGGGCGGGAACGGCCGGCCCTGCTGCTGGATGGTGGGCCCGAAGATCTGCCCGGGGATGCCGACCTGGCCCGGCTGGAGCCCTTCGGCCAGGGCTTTGCGCCGCCGCTGGCCCGTCTCGATGGCACGGTCACCTCGTCGGCCGTCTTCAGTGCCGATCACTGGAAGCTGAGGCTGGCGGGCCTGGCGGATCCTCTCACCTGGTTCGCCAACCACGACCGCCCCGGCCAGCCCCGCGTGGGCGAGCGGCTCTGCGTGGCCGCAGCCCCCCAGGGCAGCGTCCGCTGGGGGCGCTCCTGGCTGGTGGATTCGGTCCTCGGGGAGGCGCTGCCGTGA
- a CDS encoding acetyl-CoA carboxylase carboxyltransferase subunit alpha, which yields MKDASPEQAMDLSQLEKPVLELEAQIRAMEMDPSQTKEREKLEKKLDKLKADLFTNLTDWQRAQLARHPKRPYTLDYIERLCERFDELHGDRRFGDDAAIVSGFGWIEGNPVMVIGQQKGRDTKQKILRNFGMPKPEGYRKALRLMKLAEKFQRPILCLIDTPGAYPGVDAEERGQAEAIARNLLEMAKLEVPVVAVVIGEGGSGGALALGVADRVLMMENAIYSVISPEGCASILWKDASQAPKAAAALKLTAPHLLELGVIDGIVKEPLGGAHSDFDAAAAALKEAIVEAFSELSELSAEQLVEERYQKFARMGSVV from the coding sequence ATGAAAGACGCGTCCCCCGAACAGGCCATGGATCTGTCCCAGCTGGAAAAGCCGGTGCTGGAGCTGGAGGCCCAGATCCGTGCCATGGAGATGGATCCTTCCCAGACCAAGGAGCGGGAGAAGCTGGAGAAGAAGCTCGACAAGCTGAAGGCCGACCTGTTCACCAACCTGACGGACTGGCAGCGGGCCCAGCTGGCGCGGCACCCCAAGCGGCCCTACACCCTCGACTACATCGAGCGGCTCTGCGAGCGCTTCGACGAGCTGCATGGCGACCGGCGCTTCGGGGATGACGCCGCCATCGTGTCCGGCTTCGGCTGGATCGAAGGCAACCCCGTCATGGTCATCGGCCAGCAGAAGGGCCGGGACACGAAGCAGAAGATCCTGCGCAACTTCGGCATGCCCAAGCCCGAGGGCTACCGCAAGGCCCTGCGCCTCATGAAGCTGGCGGAGAAGTTCCAGCGGCCCATCCTCTGCCTCATCGACACGCCCGGCGCCTACCCCGGCGTGGATGCCGAGGAGCGCGGCCAGGCCGAGGCCATCGCCCGGAACCTGCTGGAGATGGCCAAGCTCGAAGTGCCCGTGGTGGCCGTGGTCATCGGTGAGGGCGGCAGCGGTGGGGCCCTGGCCCTTGGCGTGGCCGACCGCGTGCTCATGATGGAGAACGCCATCTACTCGGTGATCTCGCCCGAGGGCTGCGCGTCGATCCTGTGGAAGGACGCCAGCCAGGCGCCCAAGGCCGCCGCTGCGCTCAAGCTCACGGCCCCGCACCTGCTGGAGCTCGGCGTCATCGACGGCATCGTGAAGGAGCCCCTGGGCGGTGCCCATTCCGACTTCGACGCCGCCGCGGCTGCGCTGAAGGAGGCCATCGTCGAGGCCTTCTCGGAGCTGTCCGAGCTGTCGGCGGAGCAGCTGGTGGAGGAGCGGTACCAGAAGTTCGCCCGCATGGGCAGCGTGGTTTGA
- the coaE gene encoding dephospho-CoA kinase (Dephospho-CoA kinase (CoaE) performs the final step in coenzyme A biosynthesis.), protein MPHRGASLASHPFPLLGLSGGIAAGKSFVASWMRDRGWAVIDADALAREAVAPGSEGLQAVAAAFGPSALHPDGGLDRVWVAAHVFADEAARARLNAILHPRIEALLEARLSRLPPDTRGALLDAALWVERGRAHHFDAFWVVDASEELRLERLIARDALTRDAALARLRAQATAPERALHADLVIQNDGRDLSSLLAEREAALLADWKVRRARTWRPTMPAPFSADQLRLVLTDLLSRGGDYGEVFVERRRAHALGMDDGRMEDVLASETFGASLRLVEGETTRFADLISPTFEELSESARTLAAPGSGPAAAIPALVAQTFPTPSPVVQDPGQVPLADKVALVRRAETIAREHAEALRPGALRQVSVGYGDSTQRVWIAAAESEDGAWSGRVTEDHRTQVVLRANVTAGDGTQLQTGYQPLGETRGFELFTDEAVTGMVHEAVRLAMQALEAQPAPAGTFPVVLSSSAGGTMIHEACGHGLEADLALAGMSSFAGKLGQRVAAEGVTIIDDGTLPHKRGSQAIDDEGNPVSRVVLIENGILKAYLQSRKTSRKMDTGPTGNGRRESYRHLPIPRMRNTFLAPGSEAPEAILRDLHRGLLVKHMGGGQVDTVTGNFVFQVTEGYWVENGVAMYPVKNATLSGCGPEVLKGLTRIGNDLHHFDIGTCGKDGQGVPVSDALPTILCPALVVGGTAEPLPSVI, encoded by the coding sequence ATGCCCCATCGAGGTGCTTCCCTGGCTTCCCATCCCTTCCCCCTCCTGGGCCTCAGCGGCGGCATCGCGGCCGGAAAATCCTTCGTCGCCTCCTGGATGCGGGACCGCGGGTGGGCCGTCATCGACGCGGATGCCCTGGCGCGGGAGGCGGTAGCCCCCGGGAGCGAAGGCCTGCAGGCCGTGGCCGCGGCGTTCGGCCCCTCCGCCCTCCATCCTGATGGCGGCCTGGACCGCGTCTGGGTGGCCGCCCATGTCTTCGCGGACGAGGCCGCCCGGGCGCGGCTCAACGCGATCCTGCACCCCCGCATCGAGGCCCTGCTGGAAGCACGCCTGAGTAGACTTCCCCCGGACACCCGGGGCGCCCTGCTTGACGCCGCCCTCTGGGTGGAGCGGGGGAGGGCCCACCATTTCGACGCGTTCTGGGTGGTGGATGCATCGGAGGAACTCCGGCTGGAGCGCCTGATCGCCCGCGATGCCCTCACCCGCGATGCGGCCCTGGCCCGCCTGCGCGCCCAGGCCACGGCGCCGGAGCGGGCCCTGCACGCGGACCTGGTCATCCAGAACGATGGCCGGGACCTATCCAGCCTTCTCGCGGAGAGGGAGGCGGCCCTTCTGGCAGACTGGAAGGTCCGCCGCGCGCGGACCTGGAGACCGACCATGCCTGCACCCTTCAGCGCCGATCAGCTGCGCCTGGTACTGACCGACCTGCTCAGCCGCGGGGGCGACTACGGCGAGGTGTTCGTGGAGCGTCGCCGGGCCCACGCGCTCGGCATGGACGATGGCCGCATGGAGGACGTGCTGGCCTCGGAGACTTTCGGCGCCAGCCTGCGCCTGGTGGAGGGCGAGACCACCCGCTTCGCGGACCTCATCTCCCCCACCTTCGAGGAGTTGTCCGAATCCGCGCGGACCCTGGCAGCGCCCGGCAGCGGCCCTGCCGCGGCCATCCCGGCCCTGGTCGCACAGACCTTCCCCACCCCCAGCCCCGTGGTCCAGGATCCCGGCCAGGTGCCCCTGGCCGACAAGGTGGCCCTGGTGCGCCGCGCCGAAACCATTGCCCGCGAACATGCGGAGGCCCTTCGTCCCGGCGCCCTCAGGCAGGTCTCCGTGGGCTACGGCGACAGCACCCAGCGCGTGTGGATCGCCGCGGCCGAGTCCGAGGATGGCGCCTGGTCCGGCCGCGTCACCGAGGACCACCGCACCCAGGTGGTGCTCCGTGCCAATGTCACCGCGGGGGACGGCACCCAGCTCCAGACGGGCTATCAGCCCCTGGGCGAGACGCGGGGCTTCGAACTCTTCACGGACGAGGCCGTCACGGGCATGGTCCACGAGGCCGTACGCCTGGCCATGCAGGCCCTGGAGGCGCAGCCCGCGCCCGCCGGGACCTTCCCCGTGGTGCTCAGCAGCAGCGCCGGCGGCACCATGATCCACGAGGCCTGCGGCCACGGCCTCGAGGCTGATCTCGCCCTGGCGGGCATGAGCTCCTTCGCGGGCAAGCTGGGCCAGAGGGTGGCCGCCGAGGGCGTGACCATCATCGACGACGGCACCCTGCCCCACAAGCGCGGCAGCCAGGCCATCGACGACGAGGGCAACCCCGTGAGTCGCGTCGTGCTCATCGAGAACGGCATCCTCAAGGCCTACCTGCAGTCGCGCAAGACCTCACGCAAGATGGACACCGGACCCACAGGCAACGGCCGTCGGGAAAGCTACCGCCACCTGCCCATCCCCCGCATGCGCAACACCTTCCTGGCTCCCGGAAGCGAGGCCCCCGAGGCCATCCTGCGGGACCTCCACCGGGGCCTGCTCGTGAAGCACATGGGCGGCGGCCAGGTGGATACCGTCACCGGCAACTTCGTGTTCCAGGTGACGGAAGGCTACTGGGTGGAGAACGGCGTGGCCATGTATCCCGTGAAGAACGCCACCCTCAGCGGCTGCGGGCCCGAGGTGCTGAAGGGCCTCACCCGCATCGGCAACGACCTGCACCACTTCGATATCGGCACCTGCGGCAAGGACGGTCAGGGCGTGCCCGTCAGCGACGCCCTTCCCACCATCCTCTGCCCCGCCCTCGTGGTGGGCGGCACCGCCGAACCCCTGCCGAGCGTGATCTAG
- a CDS encoding TldD/PmbA family protein, with protein MSDFSTFIPDSLEARLQDGIQHARSLGAEGAEAFLSVSRSRKAKVQNGQLEDLTVSKRGGLGVRVIRGGGQGFRTGLATSTDLAATDFRHLFAQAWELSALGDEDPWLRQAEPSGIDDLPPRFDAAVEAITPDQRIAWAQELELQARKASSKVAAVREAAWSDGSGASLLLTQKGVRTPDVWTSCSASIELAVAEGEERQAAWHWDVSRRPGLDLAAIGAEAALKGERKLNPQRLPAGKYAVVLHPEVAVELLGLVAGMLDAESVLKQRSLFAGKLGERIASPLLTLVDDGRLSESPGCPALGTEPWDAEGLPTRRNVLLEGGALKTYLHTLKTAAEMGMAPTGSAGRGFGSQPSATTFNLFPLPGDTGTDALYRLAGNGVLITEIMGLHTVDPVSGDLSVGASGLRIRDGLLAEPVDKLTFAGNLRDFLTRIVALGSDLRWYGSSAGLSILLEDIALGGA; from the coding sequence ATGAGCGACTTCTCGACCTTCATTCCCGATTCGCTCGAGGCCCGTCTGCAGGACGGCATCCAGCATGCACGGAGCCTGGGCGCGGAGGGCGCCGAGGCTTTCCTGTCCGTGTCCCGCTCCCGCAAAGCCAAGGTGCAGAATGGCCAACTGGAGGATCTCACCGTCAGCAAGCGGGGCGGCCTCGGGGTGCGCGTCATCCGCGGAGGTGGCCAGGGCTTCCGGACCGGGCTCGCCACCAGCACCGATCTGGCCGCAACGGATTTCCGGCACCTCTTCGCCCAGGCCTGGGAGCTGAGCGCCCTGGGCGATGAAGACCCCTGGCTGCGGCAGGCGGAGCCCTCGGGCATCGACGACCTCCCCCCGCGCTTCGATGCCGCCGTGGAGGCGATCACGCCGGATCAGCGCATCGCCTGGGCGCAGGAGCTCGAACTCCAGGCCCGGAAGGCCTCCAGCAAGGTCGCCGCCGTGCGGGAGGCGGCCTGGAGCGACGGCTCCGGCGCCAGCCTGCTGCTGACCCAGAAGGGCGTGCGGACGCCGGATGTCTGGACCAGTTGTTCGGCCTCCATCGAGCTGGCCGTGGCCGAAGGCGAAGAGCGCCAGGCCGCCTGGCACTGGGACGTCTCCCGCCGGCCCGGCCTGGACCTCGCCGCCATCGGCGCCGAGGCCGCCCTCAAGGGGGAGCGCAAGCTGAACCCCCAGCGGCTGCCGGCCGGAAAGTACGCGGTGGTCCTGCACCCGGAAGTGGCGGTGGAGCTGCTGGGCCTGGTGGCAGGCATGCTGGACGCCGAGTCCGTGCTCAAGCAGCGCAGCCTCTTTGCCGGCAAGCTCGGCGAGCGCATTGCCTCGCCCCTGCTGACCCTGGTGGATGACGGGCGCCTCTCCGAAAGCCCTGGCTGCCCCGCCCTGGGCACCGAGCCCTGGGATGCGGAAGGCTTGCCCACCCGGCGCAACGTGCTGCTGGAAGGGGGCGCGCTGAAGACCTACCTGCACACCCTGAAGACCGCCGCCGAGATGGGCATGGCCCCCACCGGCAGCGCGGGCCGTGGCTTCGGCAGCCAGCCCAGCGCCACCACCTTCAACCTCTTCCCCCTGCCCGGGGACACGGGCACCGACGCACTCTACCGTCTGGCCGGGAACGGCGTGCTCATCACGGAGATCATGGGCCTGCACACCGTGGATCCCGTCAGCGGCGACCTCAGCGTGGGCGCCAGCGGCCTCCGCATCCGCGACGGCCTGCTCGCAGAACCCGTGGACAAGCTCACCTTCGCCGGCAACCTGCGGGACTTCCTCACGCGCATCGTGGCCCTCGGCAGCGACCTCCGCTGGTACGGCAGCAGCGCCGGTCTGAGCATCCTGCTGGAGGACATCGCCCTGGGCGGCGCGTGA